The region TTGTCAAATGTAATATAATCCCCTACCGTCTTGATTATCGATCTAACTTTATCTGCCTTATCCTGAAACTCATCCAAACGATCTGCGTCATCAATAACTATCAAATGCCCCGATTGCATATTTATCTCAATGCCTGGAAAAACTGGAATATCGAGTTCTTGAGTAATTTGAGAAAATTGCTTGAGATCAAACAGGTCGTGATTCGTAACTGCAATTGCATCTAAATTTCTTTCGCGAACATAGTCTATAAGCGTGTCCATGCTAAATACGAAGTCCGAATCTCGTACCGACGGGATGGTATGAATGTGAAAGTCAATTTTTTTCATTATCTACGCACCCCTAAAAATTGATCGATTCTGGCAATGAGGCTTTCTCATTTTCGGCATTAACCCACTTCATCGCATGTCAATATACTCTACGAATCGTACCTTTGGTAACTTGGATAAATAACCCGGCGGTGTATTGGCACGCCTTGTTAACCAGATTTGGTAAGAAATCCATGACATCACCAATTTCCGAGAAGTCCAGAGACAACAACGTAAATATTTACAGCAAGAAATAAAATAAAAGAGAGGGTCATACCACCAACACTTAACGGCATCCAGTCCAACATTTTCCACAGGCCGATCCAAGAGGTAGGTTCATTTAGCCAAGCGCCTTCGAGACCAGTCCATAGCAAAAAATCAATGACCGAAATGGCTTGCCAATCGCCTGATTGCAACCAGCTGAAAGCTTGCCAAATCACTACACCTAATCCCACAACCGCAGGTCCAATTACCACCAGATCAAGGAACTTGGCAATATAATAGTCTTCAGGTAACCCTGGCCTCATTCTAGTCCCTCAACGGTAGCTCTTGGTTAAAGCCAGGCACAGCGGACCATTTGTTGCGACGCAGGAGCGAAAAATGGCTCCGGCTGCTGCCGCCTGTTAGGCTTGGATCCAAGGTATAAGTAATGTAATTTAATACTCTTCGTCGAAAAGTACACACCCTTTTCCAGCAGCGGCAATTCTAACCATTTGGTCAACGGTATAACCCTGAACGTTTCGAATAACTAACTGCGCTTGCTTGCCTGAGGCTGCTGCGGCGATTCGAACAACCTGATCAACTGTTTTTCCTTGCGCATTAATTGTCATACCACCTCCGGCAGCAGCAATTCGTACGATTTGATCAATTGTAGGTCCCATATCTATTATCCTATACGGTCGATTTGAAATGAGCTAATTCTTCTAACTGATGAAGCCTAACAAATATTATTCAAAGGCAAATTGCCTGTTTTAAATCAGGGAGTTTGCCTATGTTTTCCTTGGCACCTGTTATAACATGCCCCAAAGCCCCTGTCATACGTGCCTTAGAGCAATTTGGCATAAAACCTCCGGTACGAATTTCGGCAACTGGCCCGCATAATCCCCGTTATACAGGAATCAGATTTTAAGGTCACCGCCGCACCAACTCCTGCAACATCCCCTCCAGTCCATTGACCTTCACCTCATACATCAACGCGAGCTGCCGCCCCAATTTACTGTTGGGAAACCCCTGCCCATGAAACCACACCAGATAGGGTTCGGGCAGTTCCAGCAGCTTGCGCCCCTGGTATTTCCCGAAGGGCATGGTCTGGTTGACGGCGTCGAGGAGGTCTTTTGAGTTCAGGTCAGGGTTCATCGCAGGGACTGTATAAAGGCCAGAAGAATAAGCAGTGGGCAGATGATGCGCACGTAGAAGGGCCAGATTGTCCAGAACAGGCTGTGTTCGATGTCCTGGTGGCCGGCTTTGAGTTCGTTGAGCAGGTGGTTGCGGTGCATGATCCAGCCGACGAACAGGCACAGGGCGATGCCCAGCAGCGGCTGGCTGTATTCGGTGGTGAGCGAGACGGTGGCGTCGAACAGGGTGGCCATGTTGGCGATGATCAGCGCACTGACGGCGAAGATAAGGGCACCGATGCTCCAGGCGGCACCGGTGCGTTTGAGGCGGGAGCGTTCGGTGACCACCGAGACGGGCGCTTCGAGCATGGAGATGGAGGAGGTAAGGGCGGCGATGCTCATCAGGGCGAAGAAGGCGATGCTCAGCCAGAGGCCGGCGCCGCCCATGTTGGCGAACAGGCTGGGCAGTACC is a window of Marinimicrobium sp. C6131 DNA encoding:
- a CDS encoding DUF3820 family protein; the protein is MNPDLNSKDLLDAVNQTMPFGKYQGRKLLELPEPYLVWFHGQGFPNSKLGRQLALMYEVKVNGLEGMLQELVRR